In one Pseudomonas purpurea genomic region, the following are encoded:
- a CDS encoding GGDEF domain-containing protein, translating to MKSPTQTNAIDFDSAKLQRLGFGQQPPLLERPVGLAQLRQQMGLQLQTSLEPQRILGLFFRQVQRLVPLDALTYQHKGSDLRLEFGQRGHHSVSYSLSHEGEFLGELVFRRNQRFSELDQGNLESLLSTLLYPMRNALLYRVATQSALRDPLTDTGNRIAMDQTLQREIEMARRHMQPLSLLMLDIDHFKRINDNYGHSAGDQVLKAVAASIKGQLRNVDMVFRFGGEEFLILLSNTPREAAAMVGERLRNAAQTQDYMADETPIALTVSLGCSTLLPGESAESLLRRADSALYVAKREGRNRLAMAG from the coding sequence ATGAAATCGCCTACCCAGACCAACGCAATTGACTTTGATAGCGCCAAATTGCAACGCCTGGGCTTTGGTCAGCAGCCACCTCTGCTGGAACGCCCCGTCGGCCTCGCCCAACTGCGCCAGCAAATGGGCCTGCAGTTGCAGACCAGCCTTGAGCCGCAACGCATCCTGGGGCTGTTTTTTCGACAGGTTCAGCGCCTCGTGCCGCTGGACGCCTTGACCTATCAACACAAGGGCAGCGATCTGCGCCTGGAGTTCGGCCAGCGCGGCCACCACTCGGTGAGCTACAGCCTGAGCCATGAAGGCGAGTTTCTGGGCGAACTGGTATTCCGCCGCAATCAGCGGTTCAGCGAGCTGGACCAAGGCAACCTCGAGTCTCTGCTGTCCACCCTGCTTTACCCGATGCGCAATGCGCTGCTGTACCGCGTCGCCACCCAAAGTGCCCTGCGTGATCCGCTGACGGACACGGGTAACCGCATTGCCATGGACCAGACCCTGCAACGCGAAATCGAAATGGCTCGCCGGCATATGCAGCCACTGTCATTGCTGATGCTCGACATCGACCATTTCAAACGCATCAATGACAACTACGGTCACAGTGCCGGTGACCAGGTACTCAAAGCCGTTGCAGCGTCGATCAAAGGCCAGTTGCGCAACGTGGACATGGTGTTTCGGTTTGGCGGTGAAGAGTTTCTGATCCTGCTGTCCAACACCCCCCGCGAAGCAGCAGCGATGGTCGGTGAGCGGCTGCGCAACGCCGCACAAACCCAGGACTATATGGCCGACGAGACACCCATCGCGCTGACCGTCAGCCTTGGCTGCTCGACCCTGCTGCCGGGCGAATCCGCCGAAAGCCTGCTACGCCGCGCCGACAGCGCGCTGTATGTGGCCAAACGTGAAGGCCGCAACCGCCTGGCAATGGCCGGCTGA
- a CDS encoding deaminase domain-containing protein, translating to MYDGLDDDLRQVGTLIIQSKTNAKSEYLFTQLNATDYYFAEIVKGQSLAGPHRLQRIPDASLQTDPLYKELHTVFIGSIQANNTARIYGLDTVKRAARAMDEIAIPLGGPANPPENLKHVKVATTPGEAVLFDHRTRMIVCEYPVTTKTWTRTKAAPEVLRQQTARIFNDLFEKQLFKPGELSDLHIAKTMRELQSIVKNTKAMNRPRNIGYAQITRTDGHTEVYVSVSGAGGDTRFLPLFAKHRTQEVTVGTSTYINVDFHNNFDRTSLSVTAQGRFESLPRTIDNMSTYTPELTLRPTSLDSESKLIKVIRDKYPDDATRGPVTVATTMAPCDSCSVVMQQFAHTGGADALKVIWD from the coding sequence GTGTACGATGGCCTTGATGATGATCTCCGCCAAGTCGGCACATTGATCATCCAGTCAAAGACCAATGCTAAATCGGAGTACCTGTTCACCCAGCTCAACGCGACCGACTACTACTTTGCCGAGATAGTGAAAGGACAGAGCCTCGCTGGCCCACATAGGTTGCAACGCATACCCGACGCCAGTCTTCAAACAGATCCGCTCTACAAGGAACTCCATACGGTCTTCATCGGCTCGATACAGGCCAACAATACCGCTCGAATCTACGGGCTCGATACCGTGAAGCGGGCAGCCCGCGCCATGGATGAGATAGCGATACCTCTCGGCGGACCAGCAAATCCACCTGAAAACCTCAAGCATGTAAAGGTCGCAACAACGCCAGGTGAAGCCGTTTTGTTCGACCACAGAACGCGCATGATTGTTTGCGAGTATCCCGTCACTACGAAAACCTGGACACGCACCAAGGCTGCACCAGAAGTACTGCGCCAACAAACCGCAAGGATTTTCAATGACCTGTTTGAAAAGCAGCTGTTCAAACCCGGTGAGTTGAGCGATCTGCACATTGCCAAGACGATGAGAGAGCTTCAGAGCATTGTCAAAAACACCAAGGCTATGAATCGCCCCAGAAACATCGGTTATGCGCAGATAACCCGCACCGACGGCCACACCGAAGTGTATGTCAGCGTATCGGGTGCTGGCGGCGATACGCGGTTTTTACCGCTGTTTGCCAAACATCGCACTCAGGAAGTCACGGTAGGCACCAGCACCTACATTAATGTCGACTTCCACAACAACTTCGACAGAACCTCTCTGAGTGTGACAGCCCAAGGCAGATTCGAATCACTGCCTCGCACGATCGACAACATGTCGACGTACACCCCCGAGCTGACCCTCAGGCCCACCTCGCTGGACAGCGAAAGCAAGCTGATCAAAGTGATTCGTGACAAGTATCCGGATGACGCCACCCGCGGCCCCGTCACAGTTGCCACCACCATGGCACCGTGCGATTCCTGCTCGGTCGTCATGCAACAGTTTGCTCACACCGGCGGCGCAGACGCGCTAAAGGTAATCTGGGACTGA
- a CDS encoding ABC transporter ATP-binding protein, translated as MPDLPDAAPSAHVDRLSWAEIRRLALHHKKSLWIANGVAVLATLCSVPIPLLLPLLVDEVLLGHGDAALKVMNHALPTGWQVAAGYIGLMLLATLALRCGALLFNVLQARLFARLAKDIVYRIRVRLIERLKRISLGEYESLGSGTVTTHLVTDLDTVDKFVGETLSRFLVAMLTLVGTAGILMWMHWQLALLILLFNPLVIYATVQLGKRVKHLKKLENDSTSRFTQALTETLESIQEVRAGNRQGFFLGRLGLRAQEVRNYAVNSQWKSDASSRASGLLFQFGIDIFRAAAMLTVLFSDLSIGQMLAVFSYLWFMIGPVEQLLNLQYAYYAAGGALSRINELLARADEPQYPGGVDPFQGRETVGIEVQGLSFGYGDELVLDQLNLSIAPGEKVAIVGASGGGKSTLVQLLLGLYTPQSGSIRFGGSTQQEIGLETVRENVSVVLQHPALFNDTVRANLTMGRERSDEACWQALEIAQLDATIRALAQGLDSIVGRSGVRLSGGQRQRLAIARMVLADPRVVILDEATSALDAATEYNLHQALARFLRGRTTLIIAHRLSAVKQADRVLVFDGGRIAEDGDHQQLIADGGLYAKLYGHLQQL; from the coding sequence GTGCCTGACCTGCCTGATGCTGCACCTTCTGCGCATGTCGACCGGCTGAGCTGGGCGGAAATCCGCCGCCTGGCACTTCACCATAAAAAATCCCTGTGGATCGCCAACGGCGTCGCCGTGCTGGCGACCTTGTGCAGCGTGCCGATCCCGTTGCTGTTGCCGTTGCTGGTAGACGAAGTGCTGCTGGGGCATGGCGACGCCGCACTCAAGGTCATGAACCACGCACTGCCGACGGGCTGGCAAGTTGCTGCGGGCTACATCGGTTTGATGTTGCTGGCTACCTTGGCCCTGCGTTGCGGCGCGTTATTGTTCAACGTCCTGCAAGCGCGGTTGTTTGCCCGGCTGGCCAAGGACATCGTCTATCGCATTCGCGTACGGCTGATCGAACGGCTCAAGCGTATCTCGCTGGGTGAGTACGAAAGCCTGGGCAGCGGCACCGTGACCACCCACCTGGTCACCGACCTGGACACGGTCGACAAATTCGTCGGCGAAACCCTCAGCCGTTTTCTGGTGGCGATGCTCACGCTGGTGGGCACGGCGGGCATTCTCATGTGGATGCACTGGCAACTGGCGCTGCTGATTCTGCTGTTCAACCCGTTGGTGATCTACGCCACCGTGCAGTTGGGCAAGCGGGTCAAGCACCTGAAAAAGCTCGAGAACGACAGCACCTCGCGCTTCACCCAGGCGTTGACCGAAACCCTGGAGTCGATCCAGGAAGTGCGCGCCGGTAACCGTCAGGGCTTTTTCCTCGGGCGTTTGGGGCTGCGGGCGCAAGAAGTACGCAACTACGCCGTGAACTCCCAGTGGAAAAGCGATGCGTCCAGCCGCGCGAGCGGCTTGTTGTTCCAGTTCGGCATCGATATTTTCCGTGCGGCGGCGATGCTCACGGTGCTGTTTTCAGACCTGTCCATCGGCCAGATGCTCGCGGTGTTCAGCTACTTGTGGTTCATGATTGGCCCGGTCGAACAACTGCTCAACCTGCAATATGCCTATTACGCGGCCGGTGGGGCGCTGAGCCGGATCAACGAGTTGCTCGCACGCGCCGATGAGCCGCAATACCCCGGTGGTGTGGACCCGTTTCAGGGCCGTGAAACCGTGGGGATCGAGGTGCAGGGACTGAGCTTCGGTTACGGCGACGAGCTGGTGCTCGATCAACTGAACCTGTCCATTGCTCCTGGCGAAAAGGTCGCGATTGTCGGCGCCAGCGGCGGCGGTAAAAGCACCCTGGTGCAATTGCTGCTGGGGCTGTACACGCCGCAATCGGGCAGCATTCGTTTCGGCGGTTCGACCCAGCAGGAAATCGGCCTGGAAACCGTGCGCGAGAACGTTTCGGTGGTGCTGCAGCATCCGGCGTTGTTCAACGACACGGTACGGGCGAACCTGACCATGGGCCGTGAGCGCAGCGACGAAGCCTGTTGGCAGGCACTGGAAATCGCTCAGCTCGACGCTACGATCCGCGCCTTGGCGCAGGGCCTGGACAGCATCGTCGGGCGCTCCGGCGTGCGGCTTTCCGGCGGGCAGCGCCAGCGCCTGGCCATCGCGCGCATGGTCCTCGCCGACCCTCGGGTGGTGATTCTCGACGAAGCCACCTCCGCGCTGGATGCCGCCACCGAATACAACCTGCATCAGGCACTTGCCCGCTTCCTGCGCGGGCGCACCACGCTGATCATTGCTCACCGCCTCTCGGCGGTGAAACAGGCTGACCGTGTGCTGGTCTTCGATGGCGGCCGGATCGCCGAAGATGGCGACCATCAGCAATTGATTGCCGATGGTGGGCTGTACGCCAAGCTTTATGGGCATTTGCAGCAATTGTAG
- a CDS encoding DsbA family protein, producing MCSWCWGFAPVAEALVEQAQAAGVELHLVVGGLRTGSGAALEPTTRRYILEHWQAVTEATGQPFKFEGALPDGFVYDTEPACRALVTARSLAPDCAWKLLKLIQQAFYAEGRDVTHASVLVELAEQAGLPRIEFAAAFDRADQHAATAADFTWVQDLGIAGFPTLLAERNGQLALLTNGYQPLSELSPLLGRWLERAACA from the coding sequence ATGTGTTCCTGGTGCTGGGGGTTCGCTCCGGTGGCCGAAGCACTGGTCGAGCAGGCGCAAGCGGCGGGTGTTGAATTGCACCTGGTGGTGGGTGGTTTACGCACCGGCAGCGGCGCGGCTCTGGAACCGACGACCCGGCGCTACATTCTTGAGCACTGGCAGGCTGTCACCGAAGCCACCGGCCAGCCCTTCAAGTTCGAAGGCGCGTTGCCCGATGGTTTTGTCTACGACACCGAGCCTGCGTGCCGGGCGCTGGTGACGGCGCGCAGCCTGGCGCCGGACTGCGCCTGGAAACTGCTCAAGCTGATCCAGCAGGCGTTTTATGCCGAAGGTCGCGATGTCACCCACGCCAGCGTGCTGGTGGAGTTGGCTGAGCAGGCGGGGTTGCCGCGCATTGAATTCGCCGCAGCCTTCGACCGTGCCGATCAGCATGCGGCGACAGCCGCGGATTTCACCTGGGTTCAGGACCTGGGCATTGCCGGGTTCCCGACCCTGCTGGCCGAACGTAACGGCCAACTGGCGCTGCTGACCAATGGCTACCAGCCGCTCAGCGAGCTCTCGCCGTTGTTGGGTCGCTGGCTGGAGCGCGCTGCCTGTGCCTGA
- a CDS encoding rhodanese-related sulfurtransferase, with the protein MTQSIVVAALYKFVTLEDYVALREPLLQAMVDNGIKGTLLIAEEGINGTVSGSREGIDGLMAWLKNDPRMDDIDHKESYCDDQPFYRTKVKLKKEIVTLGVEGVDPNKKVGTYVDPQNWNALISDPEVLLIDTRNDYEVSIGTFEGAIDPKTTSFREFPDYIKANFDPAKHKKVAMFCTGGIRCEKASSYMLSQGFDEVFHLKGGILKYLEEVPQEETKWQGDCFVFDNRVTVRHDLSEGDYDQCHACRTPVSVEDRASEHYVAGISCPHCWDKLSEKTRRSAIDRQKQIELAKARNQPHPIGYNYKQTSTEA; encoded by the coding sequence ATGACTCAATCCATCGTCGTGGCGGCACTGTATAAGTTCGTCACCCTGGAAGATTACGTTGCCCTGCGCGAGCCCCTGTTGCAGGCAATGGTCGACAACGGCATCAAAGGCACCTTGCTGATTGCCGAAGAAGGCATCAACGGCACCGTTTCGGGCAGCCGCGAAGGCATCGACGGGCTGATGGCCTGGCTCAAGAACGACCCGCGCATGGACGACATCGACCACAAAGAGTCGTACTGCGATGACCAGCCGTTCTACCGCACCAAGGTCAAGCTCAAGAAAGAAATCGTCACCCTAGGCGTTGAAGGCGTCGACCCGAACAAAAAAGTCGGCACCTACGTTGACCCGCAGAACTGGAATGCGCTGATCAGCGACCCTGAAGTGCTGCTGATCGATACCCGCAACGACTACGAAGTGTCGATTGGCACCTTCGAAGGCGCCATCGACCCGAAGACCACCAGTTTTCGCGAATTCCCGGACTACATCAAAGCCAATTTCGACCCGGCCAAACACAAGAAAGTCGCGATGTTCTGCACCGGTGGCATTCGCTGCGAAAAGGCTTCGAGCTACATGCTCAGCCAAGGCTTCGATGAGGTTTTCCACCTCAAGGGCGGGATCCTCAAGTACCTCGAAGAAGTGCCGCAGGAAGAAACCAAGTGGCAGGGCGACTGCTTTGTGTTCGATAACCGCGTCACCGTGCGCCACGACCTGAGCGAAGGCGACTACGATCAATGTCATGCCTGCCGCACACCCGTGAGTGTTGAAGACCGTGCATCCGAGCACTACGTGGCCGGCATCAGTTGCCCGCATTGCTGGGATAAGCTGAGCGAGAAGACCCGCCGCAGTGCCATCGACCGGCAAAAGCAGATCGAACTGGCCAAGGCTCGCAATCAACCGCACCCGATTGGTTACAACTACAAGCAAACGTCTACCGAGGCCTGA
- a CDS encoding BolA family protein: protein MTMQQRIESALGALSPTHLHVLDESHMHSRGLQTHFKAVVVSEQFAGLNSVKRHQKVYATLGDLMSEFHALALHTYTPEEWVKVGAAPASPTCAGGSKH from the coding sequence ATGACCATGCAACAACGTATCGAATCGGCACTCGGCGCATTGAGCCCGACGCATCTGCACGTACTGGATGAAAGCCACATGCACAGCCGCGGGTTGCAGACCCACTTCAAGGCGGTGGTGGTCAGCGAGCAGTTTGCCGGACTCAACAGCGTCAAGCGCCACCAGAAGGTCTACGCCACCCTGGGTGACCTGATGAGCGAGTTCCATGCGTTGGCGCTGCATACCTACACCCCTGAAGAATGGGTGAAAGTGGGCGCAGCCCCGGCCTCGCCGACCTGCGCCGGCGGCAGCAAGCATTAA
- a CDS encoding DUF2059 domain-containing protein — MTRLRAICTAVALVCASGQVFADTASHNASAEAFLTLAHADKLGTPVYMQVQQMFAQRFEQAQAPDSKKALLETYQAKANAALDQAIGWNKLKPDMVKLYTSNFSESELKDLVAFYQSPLGKKVLEKMPQLTQQSAQMTQAKLESAVPVVNKLLADMTAEITPKTAPAKKK; from the coding sequence ATGACTCGTCTTCGTGCCATCTGTACCGCGGTTGCTCTGGTTTGCGCCAGCGGCCAGGTTTTTGCCGATACCGCCAGCCACAACGCCAGTGCCGAAGCTTTCCTGACCCTGGCGCACGCTGACAAACTGGGCACCCCGGTGTACATGCAAGTGCAGCAAATGTTCGCTCAGCGTTTTGAGCAAGCCCAGGCACCGGACTCGAAAAAAGCCCTGCTGGAAACCTACCAGGCCAAGGCCAACGCTGCCCTGGACCAGGCCATTGGCTGGAACAAGCTGAAGCCGGACATGGTCAAGCTCTACACCAGCAACTTCAGCGAGTCCGAACTCAAGGACCTGGTTGCGTTCTACCAGTCGCCACTGGGCAAGAAAGTCCTGGAAAAAATGCCGCAGCTGACTCAGCAATCGGCCCAGATGACCCAGGCCAAACTGGAAAGCGCAGTGCCTGTCGTCAACAAGCTGTTGGCTGACATGACCGCTGAAATCACCCCGAAAACGGCACCAGCCAAGAAGAAGTAA
- a CDS encoding class II fumarate hydratase — translation MSRIETDSLGQVQVPDDAYWGAQTQRSLINFAIGNERMPLAVLHALALIKKAAARVNDRNGDLPADIARLIEQAADEVLDGQHDDQFPLVVWQTGSGTQSNMNVNEVIAGRANELAGNPRGGKVPVHPNDHVNRSQSSNDSFPTAMHIAAVQAVQQHLLPAINELSGGLAEQAARHMNLVKTGRTHLMDATPITFGQELSAFIAQLDYAERAIRSALPAVCELAQGGTAVGTGLNSPHGFGEAIAAELAALSGLPFITAPNKFAALAGHEPLTTLSGALKTLAVTLMKIANDLRLLGSGPRAGFAEVKLPANEPGSSIMPGKVNPTQCEALSMLACQVMGNDVAIGFAASQGHLQLNVFKPVIIHNLLQSIRLLADGCSNFQQHCVAGLEPDAAQMAAHLERGLMLVTALNPHIGYDKSAEIAKKAYGEGLTLREAALQLGYLTDEQFDAWVRPENMLEAGSKG, via the coding sequence ATGAGTCGTATCGAAACCGATAGCCTTGGCCAGGTGCAAGTCCCGGATGATGCCTATTGGGGCGCGCAGACGCAGCGTTCTCTGATCAACTTCGCCATCGGCAACGAACGCATGCCGCTGGCGGTGCTGCATGCCCTGGCGCTGATCAAGAAAGCCGCGGCCCGGGTCAATGATCGCAACGGTGACTTGCCCGCCGACATTGCCCGCCTCATCGAACAGGCCGCCGACGAAGTCCTCGACGGGCAGCACGACGATCAGTTTCCGCTGGTGGTCTGGCAGACCGGCAGCGGCACCCAAAGCAACATGAACGTCAACGAAGTGATCGCCGGCCGCGCCAACGAACTGGCCGGCAACCCGCGCGGCGGCAAGGTGCCGGTGCACCCCAACGATCACGTCAACCGTTCGCAAAGTTCCAACGACAGCTTCCCCACCGCCATGCACATCGCGGCAGTGCAAGCCGTGCAGCAACATCTGCTGCCGGCGATCAATGAACTCTCCGGCGGTTTGGCAGAACAGGCCGCCCGGCACATGAACCTGGTGAAAACCGGTCGCACCCACCTGATGGATGCCACGCCGATCACCTTCGGCCAGGAGCTTTCCGCGTTCATTGCCCAACTCGATTACGCCGAGCGGGCCATTCGCAGTGCCTTGCCGGCCGTGTGCGAACTGGCCCAGGGCGGCACAGCCGTCGGCACCGGGCTCAATTCACCCCACGGTTTTGGCGAAGCGATCGCGGCCGAACTGGCTGCCCTCAGCGGTCTGCCGTTTATCACCGCGCCGAACAAGTTCGCCGCACTGGCGGGCCATGAGCCACTGACTACATTGTCCGGGGCGCTGAAAACCCTGGCCGTGACCCTGATGAAAATCGCCAACGACCTGCGCCTGCTAGGCTCCGGGCCTCGGGCCGGGTTTGCCGAAGTGAAGCTGCCGGCCAACGAACCCGGCAGCTCGATCATGCCCGGCAAGGTCAACCCGACCCAGTGCGAAGCACTCTCGATGCTCGCCTGCCAGGTCATGGGCAACGACGTGGCGATCGGCTTCGCGGCCAGCCAGGGTCACCTGCAATTAAACGTGTTCAAACCGGTGATCATTCACAACCTGCTGCAATCGATTCGCCTGCTGGCCGACGGTTGCAGCAACTTCCAGCAGCATTGCGTCGCAGGCCTTGAGCCGGACGCCGCGCAAATGGCCGCGCACCTGGAACGTGGCTTGATGTTGGTGACGGCGCTGAACCCCCACATCGGTTACGACAAATCGGCAGAAATCGCCAAGAAAGCCTACGGCGAAGGGCTGACGTTGCGTGAGGCA